The segment GGCTCGGTGCGGCGCTTCGTGCAGGAAACCCAGGTGCAGCGGGTCATCAAGCCCTTCGAGGTGGCCGACCTCATCGCCCTGCTGCGCGGCATCCTGGAGAAAAAGAAGGAAGTGGTGGCACCGAGGGCGTAAAGCGCCGGGGACAGGCTGCCCAGGAGGCGGACCGCGTCGCGGTGAGTCGCCGCACGCGCGAAAAATCGACGGAACCTTTTTCGCTGGGGTGCGTCTTATATACAAACCCCCAGTACCTCAAAGTGGGCATGCCGGGGCTAGAAACTTCGGCAGGCCCACCCCCTCTTTTCGCCAGCCGTGCAGACGTGCCGCAGCGCTGAGCCCCGCCTAGTGGCGGGCTTTTTTCTTGGCCGACTGCCCCTTGTTTCGCCGTACCCAGCCTGGCTTGTTGACCTGGCGGCCGCGGGCGATGGCCAGCGCGCCGGCGGGGACATTCTCCGTGATGGAAGAGCCGGCGCCGACGTAGGCGCCGCGTCCTACGCGCACGGGCGCGACCAGCGTGGTGTCGCTGCCGATGAAGGCGCGGTCCTCGATCACAGTGACGTGCTTGCGCGCCCCGTCGTAGTTGCAAGTGATGGTCCCGGCTCCGACGTTGACGCCGGCGCCGATCTCGGCATCGCCCAGGTAGGTGAGGTGGTTGGCCTTGGAGCCGCGGCCTAGGCGCGCCTTCTTGGTTTCGACGAAGTTGCCCACGTGCGCGCCCGCGCCCACGTCGGTTCCCGGGCGCAGGTGGGAATAGGGGCCGAGAACGGCGCCGCGGCGCACTCGTGACTGGTCGAGAACGCAGCCGGGACGAATGGTGACGCCGCTCTCGATCTCGCAATCACTGATCACGCTGTAGGAGCGGATGCGGCAGTCGCTGCCG is part of the Terriglobales bacterium genome and harbors:
- a CDS encoding DapH/DapD/GlmU-related protein — encoded protein: GSDCRIRSYSVISDCEIESGVTIRPGCVLDQSRVRRGAVLGPYSHLRPGTDVGAGAHVGNFVETKKARLGRGSKANHLTYLGDAEIGAGVNVGAGTITCNYDGARKHVTVIEDRAFIGSDTTLVAPVRVGRGAYVGAGSSITENVPAGALAIARGRQVNKPGWVRRNKGQSAKKKARH